The genomic interval TACGTAAAACAGTTCAAACTGGTGTACGTATGCAAGATAATGTCATTGATTCCACACCATACTTTTTAGAAGAAAATAAAGAACAAGCATTAGGTGAAAGACGAATTGGTTTAGGAATTATGGGATTACATGACTTATTAATTTGGTGTAATGAGCGTTATGGAAGTCCATCAAGTAATAAATTAGTTGACCAAATATTTCAATATATCGCTACAACTGCATATGAAACCTCAATTGATTTAGCGAAAGAAAAAGGAAGTTTCTCATTCTTAGAAACAAAAGGGTCAAGGGATTTATTTGTGAAATCAGGCTACTTAAAGAAAATGCCAAGATTTATTAGAGACGGAATCTTAACTTATGGAATTAGGAACTCACATTTATTAACGATTGCTCCTACTGGTTCTACAGGAACAATGGTTGGGGTGTCAACAGGTTTAGAACCATACTTTGCATTTACTTATTTTAGAAGTGGTCGTTTAGGAAAATACATTGAAGTGAATGCACAAATTGTTGATGATTATTTAGCGATACACCCTGAATATGCAAAAGATCAATTACCTGATATATTTGTTAATGCGATGCAATTAACACCTGAGGAACATGCGGATATGCAATGTATTATTCAGCGCTGGGTAGATTCTTCTATCTCTAAAACCGTTAATGCACCACGTGGATTTACCGTTAATGATGTGCAAAAAGTGTATGAGCGTTTATATAAAGGTGGCGCTAAAGGCGGAACCGTTTATGTAGATGGTTCTAGAGATTCTCAAGTATTAACATTAAAAGCTGAAGAGAATAAACTTGAACAAATTGATGCGATGCAATTTGGATTAGAAGTAGATGAAGTTGTTGAACCAAAACCTCATAAAGAAGATAATATTAATCCTCCTAGAACAAAGGCAAATAAAAATATTGGTGTAGAAGTAGGGGATATTTGTCCAATTTGTTTAGAAGGAACAGTCGAAGAAATTGGTGGATGTAATACTTGTACAAATTGTAATGCACAATTAAAATGTGGACTGTAATCACATAAGAAAATAAAAAAGATTATCATGATATATTTTGATAATCTTTTTCTTTTCAGTTATAATAATAAATAGTAAATGGAGATGATCTTATTTGAATGTAAATAATGAAAAAAAATATGAAAGAACCTTACTCGTAGGGACTTATACAAATGATGAAGAAGAGTTCATATATTCGATGGAAGAATTAGAAAATTTAGCTATTAGTTGTGAATTAAATGTGATTGGTCAAATAACTCAAAAATTAAGAACAATAACTGCAGCTACTTATTTAGGGTCGGGAAAAGTCGATGAAATAAAGCAATTTGTAGAAGCAAATGATATTGAAATGGTTGCCTTTAATGATGATCTATCGACTTCTCAAACAAGAAATATTCAGGAAATTATTGGATGTCAAATCATTGATAGAACCTTATTGATATTAGACATTTTTGCAAGACGTGCTAAGACGAAAGAAGCAATGCTTCAAGTTGAAATTGCTCAATTAAAATACATATTACCAAGAATTAGTATTATGAGGGGTAATTTTAATGAACGTTTAGGTACAAGAGGTCCTGGTGAAACAAAATATGAATTAGATAGACGTAAAATTGAAAAACAAATTTCATTATTAGAACAGGAATTAAGTACGATGGTTTCAAATCGTCAAGTACAAAGACGAAGACGTAATAAAAATGAAATTCCTATAGTTAGTTTAGTTGGGTATACAAATTCAGGTAAATCTACTTTGATGAATACATTATTAGATTATAGTATTGTTAAAAATGACGATAAAAGGGTTGTTGCGCAAGATTTATTATTTGCGACATTAGAAACCACAACAAGACAAATTGTTTTAGAGTCTAAAAAGAAATTATTATTGACGGATACTGTTGGCTTTGTTAGTCGGTTACCCCATCAATTGGTAAAAGCTTTTCGGTCTACATTAGAAGAAATTACTGAAGCTGATTTAATATTACATGTCATTGATTTATCAAATAAAGATTATGAAAGACAATTAGAAGTGACAGAAAAAGTATTAAAAGAAATCGGTGTCACTGGCATTCCAATCATTCATGTTTATAATAAAATTGATAAGTTTGATAGCTTGAATGTAGGGGATGGAGTCTTTATTTCCGCTAAAAATAAATCTAATATTGATCATTTACTTAATGAAACGAGTAAAATATTATTTAAAAATTATAAAACAGTTAAAATGTTAATTCCATATGCTAGTGGGTATATTTTTAATTACTTAAAAGAAAATGCCAATGTAATTAGAGAAAGTTATATAGATGAAGGAATTGATGTAACTGTTGAACTAAGTGATATATTATTTCAGAAATATAAACATTTAATTCGATAACACTGTTTTTTTGGAAAAATTATGTTAAAATATTGAAGATAATAAAAACGATTGATTAAATAGGAGGAATCATGAAAGTTCGTGTAAGATACGCACCAAGCCCTACAGGCTATTTACATATTGGAAATACTAGAACCGCGTTGTTTAACTTTTTATATGCGAAAAAACACGGGGGGGATTTTATCGTTCGTATTGAAGATACAGATGTAGAACGAAATGTATCTGAAGGTGAACAATCACAATTAAGACATCTAAAATGGTTAGGGATTGATTATGATGAATCTGTGGATAAAGCAAACCCTAAGTATGCCCCATATCGTCAGTTAGAAAGATTAGATATCTATAAAAGGTACGCAATGGAGCTTGTTGAACGCGGATTAGCTTATAAATGTTATTGTACTGAAGAAGAACTCGCAAAAGAACGTGAAGAGTTATCAGAAGATAAGGCATCTCATATGCATTATTCACGTCGTTGTTTAAATGCTTCAAGTGAGGAATTAAAAGAATTAGAAAAACGTGGTGAATATACTATTCGGTTTCAAGTACCAGAAAATGTTACCTATGTTTTCAAGGATATTGTGAAAGGAGAGGTTTCATTTTCATCTGAAGATATTGGTGACTGGGTAATTATGAAACGAAATGGTATCCCTACTTATAATTTTGCGGTAGTGATTGATGATCATTTAATGGATATAACCCATGTATTACGCGGTGAAGAGCATATTACTAATACTCCTAAACAAATGGGGATATATGATGCCTTTGGTTGGGATTATCCTACATTTGGACATATGACATTGATTGTTAAAGAAGATGGGAAAAAGTTATCAAAGAGGGATCCAAATAT from Mycoplasmatota bacterium carries:
- a CDS encoding glutamate--tRNA ligase, whose product is MKVRVRYAPSPTGYLHIGNTRTALFNFLYAKKHGGDFIVRIEDTDVERNVSEGEQSQLRHLKWLGIDYDESVDKANPKYAPYRQLERLDIYKRYAMELVERGLAYKCYCTEEELAKEREELSEDKASHMHYSRRCLNASSEELKELEKRGEYTIRFQVPENVTYVFKDIVKGEVSFSSEDIGDWVIMKRNGIPTYNFAVVIDDHLMDITHVLRGEEHITNTPKQMGIYDAFGWDYPTFGHMTLIVKEDGKKLSKRDPNIIAFISQYEKMGYLPEALFNFISLLGWSPEGEEEILSKAEIIDKFDEKRLSKSPATFDKNKLMYINNRYIKELLLENMVTLCKPHIDCHETLKEKSTEWITKLVGLFHDRMSFGAEIISLYHEFFEKDFVIDEEELTFIKQDGVKTTLEVFKLKLEELTEFNTENIKKCIKMAGKETKAKGKLLYMPCRIATTSQMHGPDLPKVIELLGKVEVINRLEKTLALLPA
- the hflX gene encoding GTPase HflX; the encoded protein is MNVNNEKKYERTLLVGTYTNDEEEFIYSMEELENLAISCELNVIGQITQKLRTITAATYLGSGKVDEIKQFVEANDIEMVAFNDDLSTSQTRNIQEIIGCQIIDRTLLILDIFARRAKTKEAMLQVEIAQLKYILPRISIMRGNFNERLGTRGPGETKYELDRRKIEKQISLLEQELSTMVSNRQVQRRRRNKNEIPIVSLVGYTNSGKSTLMNTLLDYSIVKNDDKRVVAQDLLFATLETTTRQIVLESKKKLLLTDTVGFVSRLPHQLVKAFRSTLEEITEADLILHVIDLSNKDYERQLEVTEKVLKEIGVTGIPIIHVYNKIDKFDSLNVGDGVFISAKNKSNIDHLLNETSKILFKNYKTVKMLIPYASGYIFNYLKENANVIRESYIDEGIDVTVELSDILFQKYKHLIR